In a single window of the Drosophila subpulchrella strain 33 F10 #4 breed RU33 chromosome X, RU_Dsub_v1.1 Primary Assembly, whole genome shotgun sequence genome:
- the LOC119557620 gene encoding uncharacterized protein LOC119557620 isoform X1, with amino-acid sequence MWGHWQTATAAVAPMGAPPPQPSVPPPLPDAPPPPPPADGASSGGAPPGQQSSAGVGGSGAVAQNDSTNPSAAAAAGAAFNPYSSGQAAAGGAGAGNPYEQYTAAQYAAMTPEQQYALQHHWHQWQTYQAEYAKWHAQYGEQYKREMAAAAAVATTTGIQGVPAPVVAAPSPAPAPAVVAPPGPQAYPVAQNYYQATPAASTTPNAVLGAPPLPGKIMAQPQLYNQPPPPPPQKAGYNQNQSNDNQGMWSSGQSMQQPPPNRYGGQMNQMNYNSGGPDNQGGYPNLQQPPPSMQRQPTQQQQQNNMDNQWGINNQRGGGGGSNNSRPSWETSGPQSDNSGQQGHWDGPPPQNDMNNRWNGPSQGNSNSNDSNNRRWDGSSNQTQSGGDQQQNRWMSGPPQSDQNQNRWMSGPPPSLNDQQQDNQNPRQNRWQNNNSDMDGPSMRNNNKQNQFQNNRKSWGAPDERGDGEGDGDQNQNPFIKNSQSDYDQDQPSGNNNNFGQRTGNYQGNYGNSYNNQDQGGGGGGNFGSGGGSNYGSGGTGNFAGRGGGGGQDSFGGRGSGGSGPDNFGNSNTNSFNNNNRRQSNRWDNNRNQTQNQGYSDERGGGGGGGGGGSGDSGSGGFNQNRGNFNQRNSFNQQNTSYQHQSQLQNPNQNQQQNRNQQQAPDLDEASFDRLFDQWEQQFEDWKRANANHPDRDEYRRYEEEFEKQRRRIAERREQMRRRRQQQMGGLTGSGSLTDIPKEATVAGASKPEEQDSNDDAFGGVQGNFGDQGPPAPGLGPGPGPGPNFGDQDRGPPFGQGNRQPGHSGHFANENRAFENSGVPGFRGNHGPPPGMQNKYQTAQKAIQDKQPGPEESKGNQAKPSGPTAPPAPILNPIVVQKPVVPAPPVAPPIGPVHPASLPPPDAPAPTPPVVPAPPVAPPKQPPPISTNLGKRRQTPVPAPVPAKQVKEEEPIFTISLDDDDDEDEIEPPAADTPMGSIFKKSDGIPGLDLVADGGGKNSASVFDVGLGDSEPAAAPAAPANQSGPSTANKSNESLSNVLKDPNFFNNLTQAVANVQEREQRDRQEQQQQQHEQDPNQETGSDGRPLSFAEWQRKKNGGNDNKSQDSRDSMSPSGSDKPDNSGPGQAQGVGPGAGGPNPRSRPNSGPGPAPNDMQHFDNFGPNQVAGSNFIDFEGNGPGPGFGPPGRNFGPNGPGPRGPNFGPNFGPGGPPYGPNGPGGPPFGPKFRHNGPNFGPNFGPNFGPGPGPRNFGPRGPNGPYGGPRRDDFGGPPFGGPGPNFGPGGPQGPNARGFNNGGQNSDNPFRRQGGGPGPGFADDDLGAGPPRGPRNFPNRNSFGGNQGGQNNRKNWNDGPEQQQQPFPNQNEPIYRPMKVFDYSNNQPAAKVIDYGHKSGDGNPIERPSGPSSADRIPEFRAVKTFEYGHSSFSGPNRMGIPGGMGMGMGGGPNQGMTGCGPNRGMTGGPGGPGGGGPGASNSKRKNKKRNRQKKEERLQFQQNPQLQSNSFDECSSPNPGQDEQQQQPQQEQQQAQDEFQDQGDEFPANEGNDLEDISDGEDNLTPLDGEDNNEELPPPPPIGRWNQGNVQEQFNQSPFNILPGQSFGGGMERSAPPPPTMSLFPSAANANDNIPTPVTAPHLEMCVPTNENRNTISVDEVLLNPGRQTRPKRICIILRGPPGCGKSHVARLIKEKELEMGGANPRILSIDDYFIIENDYEEKCPKTGKKIPKKEILYEYDDAMEETYMQYLIKSFKKTLSDNLYDFIIVDCNNNSLRTLNEFYCHAKDSNFVPYIVDLHCDLETCLGRNSHQRTENEIQVVLDNWCNTPLQYIKLDVSTLLENVVEMEDVEDMATDDNACADDGETAGASAASEDAAVEETDDSNSGDASNDCGFLKSKWECDTTEENLARLDGTKRLMQNRRTASMADYLQLEDWEPPRTSANGKKRVRWADIEEKRSQEKMRAIGFVVGQTDWNRMMDPNAGSRALNKTKYIERIKRR; translated from the exons ATGTGGGGCCATTGGCAGACGGCCACCGCCGCAGTGGCTCCGATGGGCGCACCCCCTCCGCAGCCGTCGGTGCCGCCGCCACTGCCCGACGCCCCACCACCTCCGCCCCCAGCGGACGGTGCCTCCTCGGGAGGAGCACCCCCTGGCCAGCAGTCGTCGGCAGGGGTAGGAGGATCTGGAGCAGTTGCCCAGAACGACAGCACCAACCCCTCCGCAGCCGCCGCTGCGGGCGCAGCCTTCAACCCTTATAGCAGCGGACAGGCGGCGGCGGGGGGCGCGGGTGCCGGCAACCCCTACGAGCAGTATACGGCCGCCCAGTACGCGGCCATGACCCCAGAGCAGCAGTACGCCCTGCAGCACCACTGGCACCAGTGGCAGACCTACCAGGCGGAGTACGCCAAATGGCATGCCCAGTATGGCGAGCAG TACAAGCGTGAAATGGCCGCTGCTGCCGCTGTGGCCACGACTACAGGTATCCAAGGCGTCCCAGCACCCGTGGTAGCTGCTCCCTCGCCAGCTCCCGCTCCCGCAGTGGTAGCCCCACCAGGTCCACAGGCCTACCCTGTGGCCCAGAACTATTATCAGGCCACGCCGGCTGCTTCCACCACGCCGAATGCCGTGCTGGGCGCACCACCGCTGCCCGGTAAGATCATGGCCCAGCCGCAGTTGTACAAccagccgccgccgccgccacccCAAAAAGCCGGCTAcaatcaaaatcaaagcaaTGACAACCAAGGCATGTGGTCGAGTGGACAGTCCATGCAGCAGCCGCCGCCCAATAGATATGGCGGGCAAATGAACCAGATGAACTACAATAGTGGCGGACCAGACAACCAGGGCGGCTATCCCAATCTTCAGCAGCCGCCGCCCTCGATGCAGAGACAGCCaactcagcagcagcagcagaataACATGGACAACCAGTGGGGAATTAACAACCAACGCGGTGGAGGAGGCGGCAGCAACAATAGCCGTCCTTCCTGGGAAACCAGTGGACCGCAGTCTGATAATTCCGGGCAACAAGGTCACTGGGATGGTCCGCCGCCACAGAATGATATGAACAATCGCTGGAATGGACCGTCACAGGGCAACAGCAATAGCAATGACAGCAACAATCGCCGCTGGGATGGGTCATCAAACCAAACGCAGTCTGGCGGGGATCAGCAACAGAACCGCTGGATGAGCGGTCCCCCACAAAGCGATCAGAACCAGAATCGCTGGATGAGCGGACCTCCGCCTAGTTTGAACGACCAGCAGCAGGATAATCAGAATCCCCGCCAGAATCGCTGGCAGAATAATAATTCCGACATGGACGGACCATCGATGCGGAATAACAACAAGCAGAACCAGTTCCAGAACAATCGAAAGAGCTGGGGGGCACCAGACGAACGAGGAGATGGAGAAGGAGATGGCGACCAAAACCAGAATCCATTTATCAAGAACTCGCAGTCCGATTATGACCAGGATCAGCCGTCTGGCAACAATAACAACTTCGGCCAGCGAACAGGCAACTACCAGGGAAACTATGGCAATAGTTACAATAACCAGGAtcaaggtggaggaggaggaggcaaCTTTGGCAGCGGAGGAGGAAGCAACTATGGAAGCGGCGGAACAGGCAACTTTGCCGGCAGAGGCGGAGGCGGAGGCCAGGACAGCTTTGGTGGCCGTGGATCAGGAGGATCTGGGCCGGACAATTTTGGCAATAGCAATACTAATAGCTTCAATAACAACAATCGCCGCCAAAGCAATCGTTGGGACAACAATCGCAACCAAACCCAAAATCAGGGATATTCTGATGAGAGgggcggcggaggaggaggaggaggaggaggcagTGGCGATTCTGGTTCAGGAGGGTTCAACCAAAATCGTGGCAATTTCAACCAGCGTAACAGCTTCAACCAGCAGAATACGTCTTACCAACATCAGTCTCAACTTCAAAATCCAAACCAGAATCAGCAGCAGAATCGCAACCAACAGCAGGCTCCCGACCTAGACGAGGCCAGCTTCGATCGCCTGTTCGACCAGTGGGAGCAGCAGTTCGAGGACTGGAAGCGGGCCAATGCCAATCATCCGGATCGCGATGAGTACCGCCGCTACGAGGAGGAGTTCGAGAAGCAGCGTCGTCGCATTGCCGAACGAAGGGAGCAAATGCGCCGACGTCGCCAGCAGCAAATGGGTGGCTTAACAGGATCTGGCTCGTTAACAGACATACCGAAAGAAGCTACAGTCGCCGGAGCATCCAAGCCCGAGGAGCAGGATTCGAACGATGATGCATTCGGCGGTGTCCAAGGCAATTTCGGTGACCAGGGACCACCCGCACCGGGACTTGGCCCTGGCCCTGGGCCTGGACCCAATTTCGGTGATCAGGATAGAGGACCCCCCTTCGGACAGGGCAACAGACAACCGGGACATTCGGGTCATTTTGCGAATGAGAATCGCGCCTTCGAAAACTCCGGAGTTCCTGGATTCAGGGGCAACCATGGTCCGCCACCAGGAATGCAGAACAAATACCAAACCGCCCAGAAAGCCATCCAGGACAAACAGCCAGGCCCAGAGGAGAGCAAGGGCAATCAAGCCAAGCCCTCGGGACCAACGGCTCCACCGGCTCCAATTTTAAATCCGATTGTTGTCCAGAAACCAGTAGTGCCAGCTCCCCCAGTAGCTCCACCCATCGGTCCTGTTCATCCGGCCTCCCTGCCGCCACCCGATGCTCCAGCTCCAACTCCTCCAGTAGTTCCTGCCCCGCCGGTGGCTCCACCGAAGCAGCCTCCTCCGATCTCCACTAATCTCGGCAAGCGGCGCCAAACACCTGTTCCTGCTCCAGTACCCGCCAAGCAGGTCAAGGAGGAGGAGCCCATATTCACGATTTCCCtggacgacgacgacgacgaggatGAGATTGAACCGCCGGCAGCCGACACGCCCATGGGCAGCATCTTCAAGAAGAGCGATGGCATACCGGGTCTGGATTTGGTGGCCGATGGCGGTGGCAAGAACTCAGCCTCGGTCTTCGATGTGGGGCTCGGGGATTCCGAGCCAGCAGCAGCGCCTGCCGCCCCAGCTAACCAGTCGGGCCCCTCGACCGCCAACAAGAGCAACGAATCGCTTAGCAACGTGCTTAAAGACCCGAACTTCTTCAACAATCTTACCCAGGCGGTGGCCAATGTCCAGGAGCGCGAGCAGCGCGATCgccaggagcagcagcagcagcagcatgaGCAGGATCCGAATCAGGAAACGGGATCGGATGGTCGTCCCCTGTCCTTTGCCGAGTGGCAGCGCAAGAAAAATGGTGGCAACGATAACAAGTCGCAGGATTCCCGCGATTCGATGAGCCCCAGTGGCAGTGACAAACCGGACAACAGTGGACCCGGGCAGGCTCAGGGTGTAGGTCCGGGTGCCGGTGGTCCCAATCCTCGTTCTCGTCCAAATTCTGGGCCTGGTCCTGCTCCAAACGATATGCAGCATTTCGACAACTTTGGACCGAACCAAGTCGCGGGTAGCAACTTCATTGACTTTGAAGGCAATGGACCCGGTCCCGGCTTTGGGCCACCAGGCAGGAACTTCGGTCCCAACGGTCCAGGACCACGTGGTCCCAACTTCGGGCCTAACTTTGGCCCCGGGGGACCTCCTTATGGGCCCAATGGCCCCGGAGGACCACCGTTCGGTCCCAAGTTCAGACACAATGGCCCCAACTTCGGGCCGAACTTTGGCCCGAATTTCGGACCAGGTCCAGGCCCACGTAACTTCGGACCTCGTGGACCCAATGGTCCATACGGTGGTCCCCGGCGCGACGACTTCGGTGGCCCACCGTTCGGCGGTCCAGGACCCAACTTCGGACCAGGCGGGCCACAAGGACCCAATGCGCGGGGATTCAACAACGGTGGACAAAACAGTGATAACCCCTTCCGCCGGCAGGGCGGTGGACCAGGTCCCGGTTTCGCCGACGATGATCTTGGCGCAGGACCACCAAGAGGCCCCAGGAATTTCCCGAACCGCAACAGCTTCGGCGGAAATCAAGGAGGACAGAACAATCGGAAGAACTGGAATGACGG GCcggagcaacagcagcaaccaTTCCCCAACCAAAACGAGCCCATCTATCGACCGATGAAGGTGTTCGACTATTCCAACAACCAACCAGCCGCCAAGGTGATCGATTATGGCCACAAGTCGGGCGATGGAAACCCCATCGAGAGGCCTTCCGGCCCATCTTCTGCCGATAGAATTCCGGAATTCAGAGCCGTGAAGACCTTTGAGTATGGCCACTCCTCGTTTTCGGGACCGAATCGCATGGGAATACCAGGAGGAATGGGCATGGGAATGGGAGGAGGTCCAAATCAAGGAATGACAGGTTGCGGCCCTAATAGGGGGATGACGGGAGGACCCGGAGGACCCGGAGGAGGAGGCCCAGGAGCTTCCAATAGCAAGCgaaagaataaaaaaagaaacagacaAAAGAAGGAGGAGCGATTGCAGTTCCAGCAAAATCCGCAGTTGCAATCAAATTCGTTTGACGAATGCAGCTCCCCGAATCCCGGACAGGATGAG cagcagcagcagccgcagcaaGAACAGCAGCAggcccaggatgagttccagGATCAAGGCGATGAGTTTCCAGCAAATGAAGGCAATGATCTTGAGGATATTTCCGATGGAGAAGA CAATTTAACCCCACTGGATGGCGAGGATAACAACGAGGAACTGCCACCGCCGCCACCGATCGGCAGATGGAATCAGGGAAATGTCCAGGAGCAGTTCAATCAAAGCCCCTTTAATATCCTTCCCGGCCAGTCATTTGGCGGCGGAATGGAAAGATCGGCTCCGCCGCCGCCAACCATGTCACTTTTCCCCTCGGCAGCCAATGCCAATGACAACATTCCCACTCCGGTGACGGCTCCCCACCTGGAGATGTGCGTGCCGACCAACGAGAATCGCAACACCATCTCCGTGGACGAGGTGCTCTTGAATCCCGGTCGCCAGACCCGTCCCAAGCGCATCTGCATCATTCTGCGTGGTCCACCTGGCTGCGGCAAATCGCATGTGGCGCGTCTCATCAAGGAAAAGGAGCTGGAGATGGGCGGTGCCAATCCGCGCATCCTCAGCATAGATGACTACTTCATCATCGAGAACGACTACGAGGAGAAGTGTCCCAAGACTGGCAAGAAG ATACCCAAAAAGGAGATACTGTACGAGTACGATGACGCCATGGAGGAGACCTACATGCAATATCTAATCAAATCGTTCAAAAAGACGCTCAGTGATAATCTTTATGATTTTATAATAGTGGACTGCAACAACAACTCGCTGCGCACGCTGAATGAATTTTATTGTCACGCCAAAGACTCGAATTTTGTG CCCTACATCGTGGACCTACACTGCGATCTGGAGACATGCCTGGGCAGGAACTCGCACCAGCGCACCGAGAACGAGATCCAGGTGGTGCTGGACAACTGGTGCAACACACCGCTGCAGTACATCAAGCTGGACGTGAGCACGCTGCTTGAGAACGTGGTCGAGATGGAGGATGTGGAGGACATGGCTACG GACGATAATGCCTGCGCCGACGATGGGGAGACTGCGGGAGCATCCGCGGCATCCGAGGATGCGGCTGTCGAGGAGACCGACGACAGCAACAGCGGCGACGCCTCCAACGAC TGCGGCTTCCTGAAAAGCAAATGGGAATGTGACACCACCGAGGAGAATCTGG CCCGCTTGGATGGCACCAAGCGTCTGATGCAGAACCGCCGGACCGCCAGCATGGCCGACTATCTCCAGCTGGAGGATTGGGAACCACCCAGGACCTCGGCGAATGGCAAGAAGCGC GTCCGTTGGGCGGACATCGAGGAGAAGCGCTCGCAGGAGAAGATGCGAGCCATCGGCTTTGTGGTGGGCCAGACCGACTGGAACCGCATGATGGACCCCAATGCGGGCAGTCGGGCCCTGAACAAAACCAAATATATCGAGCGCATCAAGCGTCGCTAG
- the LOC119557620 gene encoding collagen alpha-1(I) chain isoform X5: protein MWGHWQTATAAVAPMGAPPPQPSVPPPLPDAPPPPPPADGASSGGAPPGQQSSAGVGGSGAVAQNDSTNPSAAAAAGAAFNPYSSGQAAAGGAGAGNPYEQYTAAQYAAMTPEQQYALQHHWHQWQTYQAEYAKWHAQYGEQYKREMAAAAAVATTTGIQGVPAPVVAAPSPAPAPAVVAPPGPQAYPVAQNYYQATPAASTTPNAVLGAPPLPGKIMAQPQLYNQPPPPPPQKAGYNQNQSNDNQGMWSSGQSMQQPPPNRYGGQMNQMNYNSGGPDNQGGYPNLQQPPPSMQRQPTQQQQQNNMDNQWGINNQRGGGGGSNNSRPSWETSGPQSDNSGQQGHWDGPPPQNDMNNRWNGPSQGNSNSNDSNNRRWDGSSNQTQSGGDQQQNRWMSGPPQSDQNQNRWMSGPPPSLNDQQQDNQNPRQNRWQNNNSDMDGPSMRNNNKQNQFQNNRKSWGAPDERGDGEGDGDQNQNPFIKNSQSDYDQDQPSGNNNNFGQRTGNYQGNYGNSYNNQDQGGGGGGNFGSGGGSNYGSGGTGNFAGRGGGGGQDSFGGRGSGGSGPDNFGNSNTNSFNNNNRRQSNRWDNNRNQTQNQGYSDERGGGGGGGGGGSGDSGSGGFNQNRGNFNQRNSFNQQNTSYQHQSQLQNPNQNQQQNRNQQQAPDLDEASFDRLFDQWEQQFEDWKRANANHPDRDEYRRYEEEFEKQRRRIAERREQMRRRRQQQMGGLTGSGSLTDIPKEATVAGASKPEEQDSNDDAFGGVQGNFGDQGPPAPGLGPGPGPGPNFGDQDRGPPFGQGNRQPGHSGHFANENRAFENSGVPGFRGNHGPPPGMQNKYQTAQKAIQDKQPGPEESKGNQAKPSGPTAPPAPILNPIVVQKPVVPAPPVAPPIGPVHPASLPPPDAPAPTPPVVPAPPVAPPKQPPPISTNLGKRRQTPVPAPVPAKQVKEEEPIFTISLDDDDDEDEIEPPAADTPMGSIFKKSDGIPGLDLVADGGGKNSASVFDVGLGDSEPAAAPAAPANQSGPSTANKSNESLSNVLKDPNFFNNLTQAVANVQEREQRDRQEQQQQQHEQDPNQETGSDGRPLSFAEWQRKKNGGNDNKSQDSRDSMSPSGSDKPDNSGPGQAQGVGPGAGGPNPRSRPNSGPGPAPNDMQHFDNFGPNQVAGSNFIDFEGNGPGPGFGPPGRNFGPNGPGPRGPNFGPNFGPGGPPYGPNGPGGPPFGPKFRHNGPNFGPNFGPNFGPGPGPRNFGPRGPNGPYGGPRRDDFGGPPFGGPGPNFGPGGPQGPNARGFNNGGQNSDNPFRRQGGGPGPGFADDDLGAGPPRGPRNFPNRNSFGGNQGGQNNRKNWNDGTIMPAPTMGRLREHPRHPRMRLSRRPTTATAATPPTTAAS from the exons ATGTGGGGCCATTGGCAGACGGCCACCGCCGCAGTGGCTCCGATGGGCGCACCCCCTCCGCAGCCGTCGGTGCCGCCGCCACTGCCCGACGCCCCACCACCTCCGCCCCCAGCGGACGGTGCCTCCTCGGGAGGAGCACCCCCTGGCCAGCAGTCGTCGGCAGGGGTAGGAGGATCTGGAGCAGTTGCCCAGAACGACAGCACCAACCCCTCCGCAGCCGCCGCTGCGGGCGCAGCCTTCAACCCTTATAGCAGCGGACAGGCGGCGGCGGGGGGCGCGGGTGCCGGCAACCCCTACGAGCAGTATACGGCCGCCCAGTACGCGGCCATGACCCCAGAGCAGCAGTACGCCCTGCAGCACCACTGGCACCAGTGGCAGACCTACCAGGCGGAGTACGCCAAATGGCATGCCCAGTATGGCGAGCAG TACAAGCGTGAAATGGCCGCTGCTGCCGCTGTGGCCACGACTACAGGTATCCAAGGCGTCCCAGCACCCGTGGTAGCTGCTCCCTCGCCAGCTCCCGCTCCCGCAGTGGTAGCCCCACCAGGTCCACAGGCCTACCCTGTGGCCCAGAACTATTATCAGGCCACGCCGGCTGCTTCCACCACGCCGAATGCCGTGCTGGGCGCACCACCGCTGCCCGGTAAGATCATGGCCCAGCCGCAGTTGTACAAccagccgccgccgccgccacccCAAAAAGCCGGCTAcaatcaaaatcaaagcaaTGACAACCAAGGCATGTGGTCGAGTGGACAGTCCATGCAGCAGCCGCCGCCCAATAGATATGGCGGGCAAATGAACCAGATGAACTACAATAGTGGCGGACCAGACAACCAGGGCGGCTATCCCAATCTTCAGCAGCCGCCGCCCTCGATGCAGAGACAGCCaactcagcagcagcagcagaataACATGGACAACCAGTGGGGAATTAACAACCAACGCGGTGGAGGAGGCGGCAGCAACAATAGCCGTCCTTCCTGGGAAACCAGTGGACCGCAGTCTGATAATTCCGGGCAACAAGGTCACTGGGATGGTCCGCCGCCACAGAATGATATGAACAATCGCTGGAATGGACCGTCACAGGGCAACAGCAATAGCAATGACAGCAACAATCGCCGCTGGGATGGGTCATCAAACCAAACGCAGTCTGGCGGGGATCAGCAACAGAACCGCTGGATGAGCGGTCCCCCACAAAGCGATCAGAACCAGAATCGCTGGATGAGCGGACCTCCGCCTAGTTTGAACGACCAGCAGCAGGATAATCAGAATCCCCGCCAGAATCGCTGGCAGAATAATAATTCCGACATGGACGGACCATCGATGCGGAATAACAACAAGCAGAACCAGTTCCAGAACAATCGAAAGAGCTGGGGGGCACCAGACGAACGAGGAGATGGAGAAGGAGATGGCGACCAAAACCAGAATCCATTTATCAAGAACTCGCAGTCCGATTATGACCAGGATCAGCCGTCTGGCAACAATAACAACTTCGGCCAGCGAACAGGCAACTACCAGGGAAACTATGGCAATAGTTACAATAACCAGGAtcaaggtggaggaggaggaggcaaCTTTGGCAGCGGAGGAGGAAGCAACTATGGAAGCGGCGGAACAGGCAACTTTGCCGGCAGAGGCGGAGGCGGAGGCCAGGACAGCTTTGGTGGCCGTGGATCAGGAGGATCTGGGCCGGACAATTTTGGCAATAGCAATACTAATAGCTTCAATAACAACAATCGCCGCCAAAGCAATCGTTGGGACAACAATCGCAACCAAACCCAAAATCAGGGATATTCTGATGAGAGgggcggcggaggaggaggaggaggaggaggcagTGGCGATTCTGGTTCAGGAGGGTTCAACCAAAATCGTGGCAATTTCAACCAGCGTAACAGCTTCAACCAGCAGAATACGTCTTACCAACATCAGTCTCAACTTCAAAATCCAAACCAGAATCAGCAGCAGAATCGCAACCAACAGCAGGCTCCCGACCTAGACGAGGCCAGCTTCGATCGCCTGTTCGACCAGTGGGAGCAGCAGTTCGAGGACTGGAAGCGGGCCAATGCCAATCATCCGGATCGCGATGAGTACCGCCGCTACGAGGAGGAGTTCGAGAAGCAGCGTCGTCGCATTGCCGAACGAAGGGAGCAAATGCGCCGACGTCGCCAGCAGCAAATGGGTGGCTTAACAGGATCTGGCTCGTTAACAGACATACCGAAAGAAGCTACAGTCGCCGGAGCATCCAAGCCCGAGGAGCAGGATTCGAACGATGATGCATTCGGCGGTGTCCAAGGCAATTTCGGTGACCAGGGACCACCCGCACCGGGACTTGGCCCTGGCCCTGGGCCTGGACCCAATTTCGGTGATCAGGATAGAGGACCCCCCTTCGGACAGGGCAACAGACAACCGGGACATTCGGGTCATTTTGCGAATGAGAATCGCGCCTTCGAAAACTCCGGAGTTCCTGGATTCAGGGGCAACCATGGTCCGCCACCAGGAATGCAGAACAAATACCAAACCGCCCAGAAAGCCATCCAGGACAAACAGCCAGGCCCAGAGGAGAGCAAGGGCAATCAAGCCAAGCCCTCGGGACCAACGGCTCCACCGGCTCCAATTTTAAATCCGATTGTTGTCCAGAAACCAGTAGTGCCAGCTCCCCCAGTAGCTCCACCCATCGGTCCTGTTCATCCGGCCTCCCTGCCGCCACCCGATGCTCCAGCTCCAACTCCTCCAGTAGTTCCTGCCCCGCCGGTGGCTCCACCGAAGCAGCCTCCTCCGATCTCCACTAATCTCGGCAAGCGGCGCCAAACACCTGTTCCTGCTCCAGTACCCGCCAAGCAGGTCAAGGAGGAGGAGCCCATATTCACGATTTCCCtggacgacgacgacgacgaggatGAGATTGAACCGCCGGCAGCCGACACGCCCATGGGCAGCATCTTCAAGAAGAGCGATGGCATACCGGGTCTGGATTTGGTGGCCGATGGCGGTGGCAAGAACTCAGCCTCGGTCTTCGATGTGGGGCTCGGGGATTCCGAGCCAGCAGCAGCGCCTGCCGCCCCAGCTAACCAGTCGGGCCCCTCGACCGCCAACAAGAGCAACGAATCGCTTAGCAACGTGCTTAAAGACCCGAACTTCTTCAACAATCTTACCCAGGCGGTGGCCAATGTCCAGGAGCGCGAGCAGCGCGATCgccaggagcagcagcagcagcagcatgaGCAGGATCCGAATCAGGAAACGGGATCGGATGGTCGTCCCCTGTCCTTTGCCGAGTGGCAGCGCAAGAAAAATGGTGGCAACGATAACAAGTCGCAGGATTCCCGCGATTCGATGAGCCCCAGTGGCAGTGACAAACCGGACAACAGTGGACCCGGGCAGGCTCAGGGTGTAGGTCCGGGTGCCGGTGGTCCCAATCCTCGTTCTCGTCCAAATTCTGGGCCTGGTCCTGCTCCAAACGATATGCAGCATTTCGACAACTTTGGACCGAACCAAGTCGCGGGTAGCAACTTCATTGACTTTGAAGGCAATGGACCCGGTCCCGGCTTTGGGCCACCAGGCAGGAACTTCGGTCCCAACGGTCCAGGACCACGTGGTCCCAACTTCGGGCCTAACTTTGGCCCCGGGGGACCTCCTTATGGGCCCAATGGCCCCGGAGGACCACCGTTCGGTCCCAAGTTCAGACACAATGGCCCCAACTTCGGGCCGAACTTTGGCCCGAATTTCGGACCAGGTCCAGGCCCACGTAACTTCGGACCTCGTGGACCCAATGGTCCATACGGTGGTCCCCGGCGCGACGACTTCGGTGGCCCACCGTTCGGCGGTCCAGGACCCAACTTCGGACCAGGCGGGCCACAAGGACCCAATGCGCGGGGATTCAACAACGGTGGACAAAACAGTGATAACCCCTTCCGCCGGCAGGGCGGTGGACCAGGTCCCGGTTTCGCCGACGATGATCTTGGCGCAGGACCACCAAGAGGCCCCAGGAATTTCCCGAACCGCAACAGCTTCGGCGGAAATCAAGGAGGACAGAACAATCGGAAGAACTGGAATGACGG GACGATAATGCCTGCGCCGACGATGGGGAGACTGCGGGAGCATCCGCGGCATCCGAGGATGCGGCTGTCGAGGAGACCGACGACAGCAACAGCGGCGACGCCTCCAACGAC TGCGGCTTCCTGA